In Odontesthes bonariensis isolate fOdoBon6 chromosome 20, fOdoBon6.hap1, whole genome shotgun sequence, a genomic segment contains:
- the LOC142369869 gene encoding uncharacterized protein LOC142369869: MSSVWQQEPSGYSPCLEIDSSSVRTKDRLCSPPWLKQEHDELRIMKWENFQTGASTDAVQDNTPSSAMSAGSHVESLPPRVLLTITKLQCMLESKQERIAALERQVEDLMQDRKFLRSQIENLTTNRSMAAFASPSPITEAPKTSKVQHSENKSRKRERASSCSSASSNSGSEASDSSEVSAASSEHRRKKHHKDKKRSRKGKDYSRKRATGVQYVIHRYKQVLSAFIKKKSMSEAFRHLGIDRNTIANTASIAELHLAGKDMVPLVGLFRQGEETLVSYAQRCTLVIDSDAELSRKIDQMKANGELLPISGKRSRLLHSHLQPLGGAAESILIG; encoded by the exons ATGTCATCGGTGTGGCAGCAGGAGCCGTCAGGTTATTCCCCCTGCTTGGAGATCGACTCCAGCTCAGTGAGGACCAAAGACCGCCTTTGCTCTCCGCCTTGGCTGAAGCAGGAGCACGACGAGCTCCGCATCATGAAGTGGGAGAACTTCCAAACGGGAGCCTCGACAGATGCTGTTCAGGACAACACGCCCAGCAGCGCCATGTCTG CTGGCTCACATGTTGAGAGCCTGCCTCCGAGGGTGCTGCTGACCATCACCAAGCTGCAGTGCATGCTGGAGAGCAAACAGGAGCGCATCGCCGCTCTGGAGAGGCAGGTGGAGGACCTGATGCAGGACCGCAAGTTCCTGCGCAGCCAGATTGAAAACCTCACAACTAACCGCTCCATGGCAGCATTTGCTTCACCCAGTCCAATAACTGAAG CTCCTAAAACGAGCAAGGTGCagcattcagaaaacaaatctCGAAAGAGAGAAAGGGCTTCTTCTTGCTCCTCCGCCAGCAGCAACAGCGGTTCTGAGGCGTCCGACTCTTCGGAAGTGTCAGCGGCCTCAAGCGAGCACAGACGGAAGAAGCACCACAAGGACAAGAAAAGATCCAGGAAAGGGAAGGACTACAGCAGGAAGAGAG CCACCGGTGTCCAGTACGTCATACATCGCTACAAACAAGTCTTATCTGCTTTCATCAAGAAGAAAAGCATGAGTGAAGCCTTCCGTCATCTCGGAATCGACCGGAACACAATCGCCAACACGGCTTCAATCGCCGAGCTCCATCTGGCCGGCAAAGACATGGTGCCTTTAGTGGGCTTGTTTCGCCAAGGGGAAGAGACTCTGGTCAGCTACGCCCAAAGGTGCACCTTGGTCATCGACAGCGATGCAGAGCTGTCCAGAAAAATCGACCAGATGAAAGCCAACGGCGAGCTTCTGCCCATCTCAGGGAAAAGGTCGAGACTGTTGCATTCTCACCTGCAGCCACTGGGgggagctgcagaaagcattttAATAGGTTAA